The following are from one region of the Treponema denticola genome:
- the cas1 gene encoding type II CRISPR-associated endonuclease Cas1 encodes MSWRTVVISNRAKLDLHLNHLVVRGEKTQKVFIEEISVLIIETTAVSITAALLNELIKQKVKVIFCDEKRNPASELIGYYGSHDTSEKIRLQIKWDKNIKQLVWTEVVTEKIRQQKHLLEKLNLPQASLLADYITDIDINDKTNKEAHAAKVYFAALFGAGFSRSLDIPINAALNYGYSILLSAFNREITANGYITQLGIFHDNMFNPFNLGSDLMEPFRPLVDAEVFKLNPQKFEHEEKLKIVSVINKKVLINNKEHYLNKAIEIFVHSIFDALNEKDISQIKFYRNEL; translated from the coding sequence ATGAGTTGGAGAACCGTTGTTATTTCAAATAGGGCAAAGCTGGATTTACACTTAAATCATCTCGTAGTTCGGGGTGAAAAAACGCAAAAAGTTTTTATTGAAGAAATTTCAGTTTTAATCATTGAAACGACAGCGGTTTCTATAACCGCAGCCTTATTAAATGAGCTTATAAAACAAAAGGTTAAGGTAATTTTTTGTGACGAAAAGAGAAATCCGGCTTCTGAATTGATAGGATATTACGGCAGCCATGATACCAGCGAAAAAATCAGGCTTCAAATAAAATGGGATAAGAATATCAAACAACTAGTATGGACTGAAGTTGTAACAGAAAAAATAAGACAGCAAAAACACCTCTTAGAAAAACTGAATCTTCCGCAAGCAAGTTTACTGGCTGACTATATTACCGATATAGACATTAACGATAAAACAAATAAGGAGGCTCATGCTGCAAAAGTATATTTTGCAGCCTTATTTGGAGCAGGGTTTTCCAGAAGTTTGGATATTCCTATAAATGCAGCTTTAAATTACGGATACAGCATCTTACTTTCTGCATTTAATCGTGAAATAACTGCAAACGGTTATATTACACAACTGGGAATTTTTCATGATAATATGTTTAATCCCTTTAACCTCGGATCAGACCTTATGGAGCCTTTTAGGCCTCTCGTTGATGCAGAAGTTTTTAAACTTAATCCTCAAAAATTTGAACATGAAGAAAAGCTAAAAATAGTTAGTGTTATAAATAAAAAGGTGCTCATAAACAATAAAGAGCATTACCTAAATAAAGCTATCGAAATTTTTGTACACAGTATTTTTGACGCTCTAAATGAAAAGGATATTTCACAAATTAAATTTTACCGAAATGAGTTATAG
- the cas2 gene encoding CRISPR-associated endonuclease Cas2 has translation MRVIVFFDLPVITPENRHNYAVFRKYLIKSGFIMQQKSVYSKLVLNLTNRDSIVKSIEKNKPPEGLVEILTVTEKQYAKMEIIIGESKTEYLNTDERLVVL, from the coding sequence ATGAGAGTCATCGTTTTTTTTGATTTACCCGTAATAACACCTGAAAATAGGCATAATTATGCGGTTTTTAGGAAGTATCTAATTAAATCAGGCTTTATTATGCAGCAAAAGTCGGTTTATTCAAAATTGGTTTTAAATCTTACAAATAGAGACTCTATTGTAAAAAGTATAGAGAAGAATAAACCTCCCGAAGGCCTGGTTGAAATATTAACCGTTACCGAAAAACAATATGCAAAGATGGAAATTATTATTGGAGAATCTAAAACAGAATACTTAAATACCGATGAAAGGCTTGTTGTTCTATGA
- the csn2 gene encoding type II-A CRISPR-associated protein Csn2: MKLVHPDIKNQIIFLENKVNVLTIENKTFFTEFVSEFFSQYSGNEGKFILSEDNKELSIPKTCELILNPINLDINNKQNLNKIYSILKQSISDEYNYLKTCTMKSEILKHIDDILLSLDIPLKRSEELDLISIFKAVNISFETEYKNLLEKIIDYISASVELNQIKCFIFINLKQFLNFKDLSELYKFAHYIKTNLFLIEGAYTSTKEDCEKSYIIDKDLCEIY; this comes from the coding sequence ATGAAACTGGTACATCCTGACATTAAAAATCAAATAATATTTTTGGAAAATAAAGTTAATGTTTTAACTATAGAAAATAAAACTTTTTTTACCGAATTTGTATCGGAGTTTTTTAGTCAATATTCAGGTAATGAGGGCAAATTCATATTATCAGAAGATAATAAAGAGCTTTCTATACCAAAAACATGTGAGCTGATACTAAATCCTATAAATCTCGATATAAATAATAAACAAAATCTGAACAAAATTTATTCGATCTTAAAACAAAGCATTTCCGATGAATATAATTACCTAAAAACATGCACCATGAAAAGCGAAATATTAAAACATATAGACGATATTCTTCTTTCTTTGGATATACCTCTAAAACGGAGTGAAGAACTTGATTTGATCAGTATATTTAAAGCTGTTAATATCTCTTTTGAAACAGAATATAAAAATTTACTTGAAAAAATTATAGATTATATAAGCGCTTCTGTGGAATTAAATCAAATAAAATGCTTTATTTTTATAAACCTAAAACAGTTCTTAAATTTCAAAGACTTATCCGAGTTATATAAATTTGCCCACTATATAAAAACAAATCTATTTTTAATCGAGGGGGCATACACATCTACAAAAGAAGATTGTGAAAAATCATATATTATTGATAAGGACCTTTGCGAAATATATTGA
- the cas9 gene encoding type II CRISPR RNA-guided endonuclease Cas9 (Cas9, originally named Csn1, is the large, multifunctional signature protein of type II CRISPR/Cas systems. It is well known even to general audiences because its RNA-guided endonuclease activity has made it a popular tool for custom editing of eukaryotic genomes.) has translation MKKEIKDYFLGLDVGTGSVGWAVTDTDYKLLKANRKDLWGMRCFETAETAEARRLHRGARRRIERRKKRIKLLQELFSQEIAKIDEGFFQRMKESPFYAEDKTILQENTLFNDKDFTDKTYHKAYPTINHLIKAWIENKVKPDPRLLYLACHNIIKKRGHFLFEGDFDSENQFDTSIQALFEYLREDMEVDIDADSQKVKEILKDSSLKNSEKQSRLNKMLGLKPSDKQKKAITNLISGNKINFADLYDNPDLKDAEKNSISFSKDDFDALSDDLASILGDSFELLLKAKSVYNCSVLSKVIGDEQYLSFAKVKIYEKHKTDLTKLKNVIKKHFSNDYKKVFGYNKNEKNNNNYSGYVGVCKTKSKKLIINNSVNQEDFYKFLKTILSAKSEIKEVNDILAEIETGTFLPKQISKSNAEIPYQLRKMELEKILANAEKHFSFLKQKDEKGLSHSEKIIMLLTFKIPYYIGPINDNHKKSFRDRCWVIKKEKSPSDKTTPWNFFDHIDKEKTAEEFITSRTNFCTYLIGESVLPKNSLLYSEYTVLNEINNLQIIIDGKNICDTKLKQKIYEELFKKYKKITQKQISIFIKHEGICNKTDEVIILGIDKECTSSLKSYIELKNIFGKQVDEISTKNMLEEIIRWATIYDEGEGKTILKTKIKAEYGKYCSDEQIKKILNLKFSGWGRLSRKFFETVTSEMPGFSEPVNIITAMRETQNNLMELLSSEFKFTENIKKINSGFEDVEKQFSYDGLVKPLFLSPSVKKMLWQTLKLVKEISHITQAPPKKIFIEMAKGAELDPMRTKTRLKILQDLYSNCKNDADAFSSEIKNLSGKIENEDNLRLRSDKLYLYYTQLGKCMYCGKPIEIGHVFDTSNYDIDHIYPQSKIKDDSISNRVLVCSSCNKNKEDKYPLKSEIQSKQRGFWNFLQRNNFISLEKLNRLTRITPISDDETAKFIARQLVETRQATKVAAKVLEKMFPETKIVYSKAETVSMFRNKFDIVKCREINDFHHAHDAYLNIVVGNVYNTKFTNNPWNFIKEKRDNPKIADTYNYYKVFDYDVKRNNITAWEKGKTIITVKDMLKRNTPIYTRQAACKKGGLFDQTIMKKGLGQHPLKKEGPFSNISKYGGYNKVSAAYYTLIEYEEKGNKIRSLETIPLYLVKDIQKNKDGLKSYLTDQLGKKEIKILIPKIKINSLLKINGFPCHITGKTNDSFLLRPAVQFCCSNDEILYFKKIIRFNEIRKQREKMEKTISPYEDLSFRSYIKENLCKKTKADEIGEKEFYDLLQKKNLEIYDMLLTKHKDTIYKKRPNSATIDILVKGKEKFKSLIIENQFEVILEILKLFSATRNVSDLQHIGGSKNAGVAKIGNKISSLDNCILIYQSITGIFEKRIDLLKI, from the coding sequence ATGAAAAAGGAAATTAAGGATTATTTTCTCGGATTGGATGTAGGAACCGGATCGGTTGGTTGGGCAGTTACTGATACTGACTATAAACTCTTAAAGGCTAATCGTAAAGACCTTTGGGGAATGAGGTGTTTTGAGACGGCGGAAACTGCGGAAGCGAGAAGGCTTCACAGAGGAGCTCGGCGCCGTATTGAGAGAAGAAAAAAAAGAATAAAGCTGCTTCAAGAGCTTTTTTCCCAAGAAATTGCAAAAATAGATGAGGGATTTTTCCAAAGAATGAAGGAAAGCCCTTTCTATGCAGAAGACAAGACTATATTACAGGAAAACACTCTTTTTAATGATAAAGATTTTACCGATAAGACCTACCATAAAGCCTATCCTACCATAAACCATCTGATAAAGGCTTGGATTGAAAACAAGGTAAAGCCGGATCCAAGGTTATTATACTTAGCCTGTCATAATATTATAAAAAAAAGAGGTCATTTTTTATTCGAGGGCGATTTCGATTCGGAAAATCAGTTTGATACTTCTATACAAGCCCTTTTTGAATATCTGCGTGAAGATATGGAAGTCGATATTGATGCCGATAGCCAAAAAGTAAAAGAGATTTTAAAGGATAGCTCTTTAAAAAATTCCGAAAAACAAAGCCGCCTTAATAAGATGTTAGGACTGAAGCCCTCCGACAAGCAAAAGAAAGCTATTACTAATTTAATATCAGGCAACAAAATAAACTTTGCCGATCTTTATGATAATCCGGATTTAAAGGATGCGGAGAAAAATAGTATATCTTTTTCGAAAGATGATTTTGATGCTTTGAGTGATGATCTTGCTTCCATTCTAGGAGATTCTTTTGAGCTTTTATTAAAAGCAAAGTCTGTATATAACTGCTCGGTTCTTTCCAAGGTAATAGGAGATGAACAGTATCTTTCTTTTGCAAAGGTAAAAATATATGAAAAGCATAAAACCGATTTGACTAAATTAAAAAATGTTATAAAAAAGCATTTCTCAAACGATTATAAAAAAGTATTCGGATACAATAAAAACGAAAAAAATAACAACAATTACTCCGGATATGTAGGCGTATGTAAAACCAAGAGTAAAAAACTAATTATAAACAATTCTGTAAATCAAGAAGATTTTTACAAATTTTTAAAAACTATCCTTTCAGCAAAATCCGAGATAAAGGAAGTAAATGATATATTGGCTGAAATTGAAACAGGGACTTTTTTACCTAAACAGATATCTAAAAGCAATGCGGAGATTCCTTATCAATTACGCAAGATGGAGCTGGAAAAAATATTAGCAAATGCGGAAAAACATTTTTCTTTTTTAAAACAAAAAGATGAAAAAGGTTTATCTCACAGTGAAAAAATCATAATGCTTTTAACATTTAAGATTCCCTATTATATTGGACCTATAAACGATAACCATAAAAAATCTTTTCGCGATAGATGCTGGGTAATAAAAAAAGAAAAATCGCCTTCCGATAAAACTACTCCGTGGAACTTTTTTGATCATATCGATAAAGAAAAAACAGCTGAAGAATTTATTACAAGCAGAACCAATTTTTGCACATATTTAATAGGAGAATCTGTTTTACCCAAAAACTCTCTTTTATATTCCGAGTATACCGTTTTAAATGAAATCAATAATTTACAGATTATCATTGACGGGAAAAATATCTGCGATACTAAACTAAAACAAAAAATATACGAAGAGTTATTTAAAAAATATAAAAAAATTACACAAAAACAGATTTCAATTTTTATCAAACACGAAGGTATTTGCAATAAAACGGATGAAGTAATTATTCTAGGCATCGATAAAGAATGTACATCTTCGTTAAAATCATATATAGAACTTAAAAACATATTCGGAAAGCAAGTAGATGAAATTTCTACAAAGAATATGCTTGAAGAAATTATACGATGGGCTACTATTTATGATGAAGGAGAAGGTAAAACAATACTTAAAACAAAAATAAAAGCCGAATATGGAAAATATTGTTCTGATGAACAGATCAAAAAAATTCTAAATCTTAAATTTTCGGGTTGGGGCCGATTATCACGCAAATTCTTTGAAACCGTCACATCAGAAATGCCGGGTTTTAGCGAACCGGTAAATATAATAACTGCAATGCGGGAAACTCAAAATAATTTAATGGAGCTGCTTAGCAGCGAATTTAAATTTACTGAAAATATTAAAAAGATAAATTCGGGATTTGAAGATGTTGAAAAACAATTTTCATATGACGGTTTGGTTAAGCCTTTGTTTTTATCACCATCGGTAAAAAAAATGTTGTGGCAGACTTTAAAACTTGTAAAAGAAATATCGCATATTACCCAAGCCCCTCCTAAAAAAATATTTATCGAAATGGCAAAGGGAGCAGAGCTTGATCCTATGAGGACTAAGACAAGATTAAAAATTTTACAGGACTTGTACAGTAACTGTAAAAATGATGCGGATGCATTTAGCTCCGAGATAAAAAATCTTTCAGGTAAAATAGAAAATGAAGATAATTTAAGGCTTCGCAGCGATAAACTTTATCTTTATTACACACAGCTTGGAAAGTGTATGTATTGCGGTAAACCGATTGAAATAGGCCATGTATTTGACACAAGCAACTATGATATAGATCATATTTATCCCCAATCCAAAATTAAAGATGACAGTATAAGCAATCGAGTTTTAGTATGCAGCAGTTGCAATAAAAATAAGGAAGATAAATATCCTTTGAAGTCTGAAATTCAATCAAAGCAAAGGGGCTTTTGGAATTTTTTACAAAGAAATAACTTTATAAGTCTTGAAAAATTGAATAGGTTAACAAGGATTACTCCAATCTCAGATGACGAAACGGCAAAATTCATTGCCAGACAACTTGTAGAAACAAGACAGGCAACCAAGGTAGCTGCAAAAGTATTAGAAAAAATGTTTCCAGAAACTAAGATTGTTTACTCTAAAGCTGAAACTGTATCAATGTTTAGAAATAAATTCGATATTGTAAAATGCAGAGAAATAAACGATTTTCATCATGCTCATGATGCATATTTAAATATTGTTGTCGGAAATGTATATAATACAAAATTTACAAATAATCCTTGGAACTTTATAAAGGAGAAACGTGATAATCCAAAGATTGCCGATACTTACAATTATTATAAAGTTTTTGATTATGATGTAAAAAGAAATAATATTACGGCATGGGAAAAAGGAAAAACAATTATCACTGTGAAGGATATGCTTAAAAGAAATACCCCTATTTATACACGCCAAGCCGCTTGCAAAAAAGGAGGCCTTTTTGATCAAACCATTATGAAAAAAGGATTGGGCCAGCATCCTCTAAAAAAAGAAGGTCCTTTTTCTAATATTTCAAAATACGGGGGCTATAATAAAGTCTCTGCTGCATATTATACTCTTATAGAATACGAAGAAAAAGGAAATAAGATACGAAGCTTAGAAACCATCCCTCTATATTTGGTAAAGGACATTCAAAAAAATAAAGATGGGTTAAAGAGTTACTTAACAGACCAGCTAGGGAAAAAAGAAATTAAGATTTTAATTCCTAAAATAAAAATCAACTCCCTCTTAAAAATTAACGGGTTCCCTTGTCACATAACAGGAAAAACCAATGATTCTTTCTTACTGCGTCCGGCAGTTCAATTTTGCTGTTCAAATGATGAAATTCTTTATTTTAAAAAAATCATAAGATTCAATGAAATAAGAAAGCAAAGAGAGAAGATGGAAAAAACTATTTCTCCTTATGAAGACTTATCTTTTAGATCTTATATCAAAGAAAATTTATGCAAAAAGACAAAAGCTGATGAAATAGGAGAAAAGGAGTTTTATGACCTTCTTCAAAAGAAGAATTTGGAAATATATGATATGCTTTTAACAAAACATAAGGATACTATTTACAAAAAAAGACCTAACTCTGCAACTATTGATATCTTAGTCAAAGGAAAAGAAAAGTTTAAATCTTTAATAATTGAAAATCAGTTTGAAGTTATTTTAGAGATTTTAAAACTGTTTTCTGCCACAAGAAATGTATCGGATTTACAACATATAGGCGGAAGTAAAAATGCAGGGGTTGCAAAGATAGGAAATAAAATATCCAGTCTTGATAACTGTATTTTAATTTACCAATCAATAACAGGTATTTTTGAAAAAAGGATTGATTTGTTAAAGATATGA